The following proteins are encoded in a genomic region of Sparus aurata chromosome 23, fSpaAur1.1, whole genome shotgun sequence:
- the pvalb6 gene encoding parvalbumin 6, translating into MAMSSILNADDIKKALDAFAAADSFDYRKFFDMVGLKAKSSDDVKKVFKVLDADNSGFIEEEELKFVLKGFAKDGRDLTDKETKAFLNAADKDGDGKIGVDEFVQLVTE; encoded by the exons ATGGCAATGAGCAGCATCCTCAACGCTGATGACATCAAGAAAGCTCTAGATGCATTTGCAG ctGCAGACTCCTTTGATTATAGGAAGTTTTTCGACATGGTGGGTCTGAAGGCCAAGTCTTCTGACGACGTGAAGAAGGTTTTCAAGGTGCTGGACGCCGACAACAGCGGCTtcatagaggaggaggagctcaa ATTCGTCCTGAAGGGTTTCGCCAAAGATGGCCGGGACCTGACGGACAAAGAAACCAAAGCATTTTTAAACGCAGCCGACAAGGATGGAGACGGCAAGATTGGAGTCGATG